One segment of Pricia mediterranea DNA contains the following:
- a CDS encoding DUF5675 family protein: MTVFVIRDLINRNQCLGICVVRNAENKIVFTSQSLERGWLNNVRNISCIPAGKYDLRLEWSPRFQTHLWEIYNVPNRRECKFHAANFVRQLNGCIALGSNRVFLDNDGLIDISNSRNTMRRFHHVLNGLHISRLHVVNSVV; the protein is encoded by the coding sequence ATGACCGTATTCGTAATTAGAGATTTAATAAATCGCAATCAATGCTTAGGTATTTGTGTGGTTAGAAATGCGGAAAATAAAATCGTTTTCACATCTCAAAGTCTAGAAAGAGGTTGGCTAAACAATGTTAGGAACATCTCATGTATACCGGCCGGTAAGTATGATTTAAGGTTAGAATGGTCCCCTAGGTTCCAAACGCATTTATGGGAAATTTATAACGTGCCCAATAGAAGAGAATGTAAATTTCACGCTGCGAATTTTGTAAGACAATTAAATGGTTGTATTGCGTTAGGTAGCAACAGGGTATTTCTTGATAACGATGGTTTAATTGATATTTCCAACAGTAGAAATACAATGAGAAGATTCCACCATGTTTTAAATGGCCTACACATATCTAGATTACATGTGGTGAATTCGGTAGTATAA
- a CDS encoding type II toxin-antitoxin system ParD family antitoxin, producing MATVRKTVTFTEQQNKWIKARIEVGEFTNDSEYLRNLVRLDQANNAKFISLKTKLVEGLESSVSNKSLPDIMKEVEARMREDGSL from the coding sequence ATGGCAACAGTTCGAAAAACGGTAACTTTTACCGAACAGCAGAATAAATGGATAAAAGCGCGAATCGAAGTAGGGGAATTCACAAATGACAGCGAATATCTAAGAAATCTTGTACGTCTGGACCAAGCTAACAATGCCAAGTTTATTTCGCTAAAAACAAAACTTGTTGAGGGTCTTGAAAGCAGTGTAAGCAATAAATCGTTGCCTGATATCATGAAAGAAGTCGAAGCACGTATGCGGGAAGATGGCAGTCTATAG
- a CDS encoding type II toxin-antitoxin system RelE/ParE family toxin, producing MAVYRLSRKAEIDLAAMYGFGIYKFGLSQAQNYFYAMHEVFETLVENVNLGRDASEFIEDLKRFSIWRTPYFTY from the coding sequence ATGGCAGTCTATAGACTTTCTAGAAAAGCCGAAATAGATTTGGCAGCAATGTATGGGTTTGGTATTTACAAGTTTGGGCTATCGCAAGCACAAAACTACTTTTATGCTATGCACGAAGTGTTTGAAACACTTGTTGAAAATGTGAATTTAGGTCGTGATGCCTCGGAGTTTATTGAAGATTTGAAAAGATTCTCTATATGGCGCACACCATATTTTACTTACTAG
- the hpf gene encoding ribosome hibernation-promoting factor, HPF/YfiA family, whose amino-acid sequence MEINFEYDNVNASDRLEELATQKINKLVDKYDFMVRADVFFKTENTSSDDTGMICNIRVSAPGPRLFAEASHDSFEASIKEAVNDLDRQLKKKKEKMKSH is encoded by the coding sequence ATGGAAATAAATTTTGAATACGACAACGTCAATGCCAGTGACCGATTGGAAGAACTGGCCACCCAAAAAATTAATAAATTGGTAGATAAGTACGACTTTATGGTACGTGCCGATGTCTTCTTTAAAACGGAGAATACTTCTTCCGATGATACGGGAATGATCTGTAACATTCGTGTCAGTGCCCCGGGACCAAGACTTTTTGCGGAAGCTAGCCACGATAGCTTCGAAGCTTCCATCAAAGAGGCGGTAAATGACTTGGACCGTCAATTGAAGAAGAAAAAGGAAAAAATGAAATCCCACTAA
- a CDS encoding NADPH-dependent F420 reductase: MKIGIIGSGDIGGTLGKHWAKAGHEVLFSSRHPNELKGLVKESGGDSKAVSVTEAFEAKADVYLLAVPFKDIDKIAELYAGEYGGKVIIDATNPYPERDGEMAQDVRDDNRNASEYTATKFMTGLTAKAFNTIHAKDLKERAFDSQDPMAVPFAAQDAKSKSVTEQLISDIGFIPIYVGDLAATKAMEVDEKVYGVSTDQQELRSMLNIP; encoded by the coding sequence ATGAAAATAGGAATTATAGGAAGCGGTGATATTGGTGGAACTTTAGGAAAGCACTGGGCCAAAGCCGGCCACGAAGTGCTGTTCAGTTCGCGACATCCCAATGAATTAAAAGGTCTGGTAAAAGAGAGTGGGGGAGACTCCAAGGCAGTCTCGGTGACCGAAGCCTTCGAGGCAAAGGCCGATGTATATCTTTTGGCGGTACCTTTCAAGGATATTGATAAAATTGCCGAGCTCTATGCGGGGGAATACGGTGGCAAGGTCATCATAGACGCTACGAATCCCTATCCCGAACGCGATGGGGAAATGGCACAGGATGTTCGGGACGACAATCGCAATGCCTCTGAATATACGGCTACGAAATTTATGACCGGATTGACCGCAAAGGCTTTTAATACCATTCACGCCAAGGATTTAAAAGAACGTGCTTTCGATTCTCAGGACCCCATGGCCGTACCCTTCGCGGCACAAGATGCTAAAAGTAAATCCGTAACGGAACAGCTAATCAGCGATATCGGGTTCATACCCATTTATGTAGGGGATTTGGCCGCAACCAAGGCTATGGAAGTCGATGAAAAAGTTTATGGGGTAAGTACCGACCAACAGGAATTACGCTCGATGTTGAACATTCCCTAA
- a CDS encoding peroxiredoxin-like family protein: protein MIKPRQEVPDLKLELINDTQWNLEAQQVENFTMLVFYRGLHCPECKKQLEALANKLEDFSDRGVNIIAASCDSEKLAKKTAEEWDITALPVGYGLSIEEAREWGLFISEGIKDEEPEQFSEPGLFLVRPDKTLYAASVQTMPFARPKLDDLLKAIDFIKKKDYPARGEA, encoded by the coding sequence ATGATAAAACCGAGACAAGAAGTACCTGACCTAAAACTGGAGCTAATCAACGACACACAATGGAACCTTGAGGCCCAGCAAGTCGAAAACTTCACTATGTTGGTTTTCTACCGAGGGTTACATTGCCCTGAGTGCAAAAAGCAGTTAGAGGCCCTGGCCAATAAACTGGAAGATTTTAGTGACCGTGGTGTCAACATAATCGCTGCAAGCTGCGATTCGGAGAAACTAGCCAAAAAAACCGCAGAAGAATGGGATATCACCGCATTGCCCGTGGGCTACGGACTATCCATTGAAGAAGCGAGGGAATGGGGTTTATTTATCTCCGAAGGAATAAAGGATGAAGAGCCGGAACAGTTCTCCGAACCCGGTCTGTTCCTAGTACGGCCCGATAAGACCCTCTACGCAGCATCCGTACAAACAATGCCTTTCGCCAGGCCTAAACTAGACGATTTGTTAAAGGCCATTGATTTCATCAAGAAAAAGGATTATCCGGCGAGGGGAGAAGCTTAG
- a CDS encoding nitroreductase family protein yields MKDTEHMNEERQLALDKIADNDHEIYALLKQRYSPRVFADTKVTDSDLNRLFEAVRWSASSSNLQPWRFIYARNGTDSFDKIVSCLSDFNKKWAPEAPVLMLTAYKEKTDDGRDNFHALHDLGLSLGNMTVQAQYMSIALHHMAGVDWKKAHEVFDIPDGYHISTAVAIGYYGGPLDELSEELREQETAKRKRNPQGEFAFKDEWGQ; encoded by the coding sequence ATGAAGGACACCGAACACATGAACGAAGAGAGGCAATTGGCCCTGGATAAGATAGCGGACAACGACCATGAGATTTACGCGTTGCTAAAGCAGCGATACAGCCCACGTGTCTTCGCGGATACCAAGGTGACCGATAGCGACCTGAACCGGCTCTTCGAGGCCGTACGCTGGTCCGCCAGCTCATCGAATTTGCAGCCTTGGCGGTTTATCTATGCGAGAAACGGAACCGACAGTTTTGATAAAATTGTCAGTTGCCTGAGCGACTTCAATAAGAAATGGGCGCCCGAGGCCCCGGTACTGATGTTGACCGCGTATAAGGAGAAAACGGACGATGGGCGGGATAACTTTCACGCGCTACATGATTTAGGCCTTAGTCTTGGAAATATGACCGTACAGGCACAGTATATGAGCATTGCCCTACACCATATGGCGGGCGTGGATTGGAAAAAAGCACACGAAGTCTTTGATATCCCCGATGGATACCACATATCGACCGCCGTTGCGATCGGGTACTATGGAGGCCCTCTGGACGAACTTTCCGAAGAACTACGTGAACAGGAAACCGCGAAGCGAAAGCGAAATCCTCAAGGTGAATTTGCTTTTAAGGACGAGTGGGGCCAATAA
- a CDS encoding TerC family protein, which produces MWIWAGFITIIIFFLALDLGVFHKHDHVIKSREAGIWTAIWVTVALSFSGVIWWLFSEGLVDNPTQLTPQNAVLKYITGYLIELSLSIDNVFVIAVIFSSFKIPALYQHRVLFWGILGAIVFRGLMILFGVALINKFEWIIYVFGVFLLITAFRMLKSDDHAADPKNSWLFKQLKKIVPITSERHGHDFFIKRMGVTAATPLFVALMVIELTDILFALDSIPAILAITADPFIVFSSNILAILGLRSMYFLISRMLEKFRYINYSLVVILAFVGLKMLFSHYIHLPEWVSLTVIAVALIAGILASLLISKDKGEVPPRP; this is translated from the coding sequence ATGTGGATTTGGGCAGGCTTTATTACCATAATCATTTTCTTTCTGGCACTGGATCTGGGGGTGTTCCATAAACATGATCATGTTATAAAAAGTAGGGAAGCGGGTATATGGACCGCCATTTGGGTCACCGTCGCCCTTTCTTTTAGCGGGGTCATTTGGTGGCTTTTCTCTGAGGGTCTGGTCGATAATCCGACACAGCTTACCCCTCAAAATGCCGTACTCAAGTATATTACTGGATATCTGATAGAGCTTTCCCTGAGTATCGATAACGTTTTTGTGATCGCGGTGATATTTTCTTCCTTTAAAATTCCCGCTCTGTACCAGCATCGGGTTTTGTTCTGGGGTATTTTGGGCGCTATCGTTTTTAGGGGATTGATGATACTTTTCGGGGTGGCATTGATCAATAAGTTTGAGTGGATAATCTACGTTTTCGGGGTCTTTCTGCTCATCACCGCCTTTAGGATGCTGAAATCCGATGACCACGCGGCCGATCCAAAGAATTCATGGTTGTTCAAACAGCTTAAAAAAATAGTTCCCATCACCTCCGAAAGACACGGACACGATTTTTTTATCAAGCGTATGGGCGTAACCGCCGCCACTCCCCTATTTGTGGCCTTGATGGTCATCGAACTGACAGACATACTCTTTGCGTTGGACAGTATTCCGGCGATTTTGGCGATTACCGCCGACCCGTTCATCGTTTTTAGTTCCAACATTTTGGCAATTCTAGGCCTGCGGTCCATGTATTTTTTGATTTCAAGAATGCTGGAAAAATTTCGCTACATCAATTATAGCCTTGTTGTCATTTTGGCCTTTGTCGGTCTTAAAATGTTGTTTTCACATTATATACATCTCCCTGAATGGGTATCTTTAACAGTGATAGCGGTTGCCTTGATTGCGGGTATTTTGGCCTCCCTGTTAATCTCGAAGGATAAGGGAGAAGTACCGCCCCGACCATAG
- a CDS encoding mechanosensitive ion channel family protein, which translates to MQESNITVSDSLALFYERFIAQLPGIGMGLLIIILGLLIGSWLGAFARRRLAAKTDDPLMSRFLGKAIKYTLIIIAIMLALNAAGLGAVAAGILTAAGASAVVLGFAFKDIGENFISGIILAFSRPFDVNDTVMIGENFGKVKALEFRYTKLKTFDGKDVYIPNSDVLTTPVTNYTEDGFFRWDFIIGIAYEDNIEGAKRTVLEALRTAPGVIEDEEHENFVIEDELATSTVNLKVFFWVDTKDFRRMALITKGIVVKSVKEALEDAGYYMPADIQEIKLYGGETEFPVRLQPKPDEDKE; encoded by the coding sequence ATGCAAGAAAGCAACATAACGGTTTCCGATTCCCTCGCCTTGTTCTATGAGCGGTTTATCGCGCAGTTGCCCGGCATAGGGATGGGCCTTCTGATCATAATTTTGGGCTTGTTGATCGGTTCTTGGTTGGGCGCTTTCGCGCGCAGGCGACTGGCCGCAAAAACCGACGATCCCTTGATGAGCCGCTTTTTGGGTAAGGCCATCAAATACACCTTGATTATCATTGCCATAATGCTCGCCCTTAATGCCGCCGGTCTTGGGGCGGTAGCAGCGGGAATTTTGACCGCTGCAGGGGCCAGTGCCGTAGTACTTGGATTTGCTTTTAAGGATATCGGGGAAAACTTTATATCGGGTATCATCCTGGCCTTTAGCCGGCCTTTCGATGTGAACGATACGGTCATGATCGGGGAGAACTTCGGAAAGGTGAAAGCTTTGGAATTCCGCTACACCAAGCTGAAAACCTTCGATGGAAAGGATGTCTATATTCCCAATAGTGATGTGCTGACCACGCCCGTGACCAACTACACGGAGGATGGCTTTTTCCGGTGGGATTTCATAATCGGAATCGCTTATGAGGATAATATCGAAGGGGCAAAACGTACCGTACTGGAAGCCCTACGCACAGCACCGGGCGTCATAGAGGACGAAGAACACGAGAATTTTGTTATTGAGGACGAATTGGCCACCAGTACCGTAAATCTTAAAGTATTTTTCTGGGTAGATACCAAGGATTTCCGGAGGATGGCCCTGATTACAAAAGGTATAGTCGTTAAAAGCGTCAAGGAAGCCCTTGAGGACGCCGGATACTACATGCCCGCCGATATACAGGAAATCAAACTGTACGGTGGCGAAACGGAATTTCCCGTTCGCCTGCAGCCAAAACCGGATGAGGACAAGGAATAA
- a CDS encoding aconitate hydratase — protein MKPMNVTQKLISSHLIEGEMKPGSEIGLKIDQALLQDATGTLVQLELEAMGLDQAKTEVAVQYVDHNLLQTDFKNADDHLFLHSAAQKFGLWFSRPGNGVSHPIHMERFGKPGKTLVGSDSHSCAAGSLGMLAIGTGGLDVAAAIAGQPYFVKMPKVMGVKLTGKLPDWVSAKDVILEMLRRHDVKGGVGKIIEYHGDGLEQLSAMDRHVIANMGAELGATTTVFPSDGETKRFLKSQGREEDWQELKADEGASYDLEDEIVLDNLVPLIALPTSPGNVVPVREVEGRPISQVVIGSSANPGLRDFWIAGAIVEGKSTAEEVSFDINPTSRQIIQNMIENKAFGNLITAGARFHQSGCMGCIGMGQAPASNTISLRTMPRNFPDRSGTKDDQVYLCSPETAAASALTGKITDPRDLEELYDMKYPKFEAPELHIINEDMLVAPPKNTTALELKKGPNIKSLPEMEGLKSEYEIPVLLKMGDNISTDEIMKAGADVLPFRSNVPKISEFSYAVIDETFYKRALDAKEEFGGHIVIAGENYAQGSSREHAAIAPKYLGQVAVIAKDYARIAWQNLVNFGILPLEFENDGDLEKIEQGALVSFKNLKKDVRERNPIRVQVKNKNEDFEITVSHSLSERQIDLLMKGGVINDFREKLAS, from the coding sequence ATGAAACCCATGAACGTCACCCAAAAACTGATCAGCTCCCATCTTATCGAAGGCGAAATGAAACCCGGTTCCGAAATCGGACTGAAAATAGATCAAGCTTTGCTACAGGATGCCACCGGCACCTTAGTCCAGCTGGAACTGGAAGCAATGGGACTCGATCAGGCGAAGACGGAAGTGGCGGTGCAGTATGTGGACCATAATCTGTTGCAGACGGATTTCAAGAATGCCGATGACCACCTGTTCCTGCATTCCGCCGCCCAAAAATTCGGCTTGTGGTTCAGTAGGCCCGGGAACGGAGTGAGCCACCCCATACATATGGAGCGTTTCGGAAAACCGGGTAAGACCCTCGTGGGGTCGGACAGCCATAGCTGTGCTGCAGGCTCCCTGGGAATGTTGGCCATCGGTACAGGCGGACTCGATGTGGCCGCCGCCATTGCGGGACAGCCCTATTTTGTGAAAATGCCGAAAGTGATGGGCGTGAAGCTGACGGGCAAACTGCCCGACTGGGTCAGCGCGAAAGATGTAATCCTCGAAATGCTGCGTCGCCACGATGTTAAGGGTGGGGTAGGTAAAATCATCGAATATCACGGGGACGGGCTGGAGCAGTTGAGCGCGATGGACCGGCACGTTATTGCCAACATGGGCGCGGAACTGGGCGCTACGACTACCGTTTTTCCCAGTGACGGGGAAACAAAACGCTTTTTAAAATCTCAGGGGAGGGAAGAAGATTGGCAGGAACTCAAGGCGGACGAAGGCGCAAGCTATGACCTAGAGGATGAAATTGTGCTCGATAACCTGGTACCCTTGATTGCCCTGCCCACAAGTCCCGGAAACGTGGTACCCGTTCGCGAGGTGGAAGGCAGGCCCATTAGTCAAGTGGTCATCGGCTCTTCCGCCAACCCGGGACTGCGGGACTTTTGGATAGCGGGGGCGATAGTGGAGGGGAAATCCACTGCCGAAGAGGTCTCCTTCGATATCAATCCCACTTCGCGACAGATCATACAGAACATGATCGAAAACAAGGCTTTTGGCAATTTGATTACCGCAGGGGCACGTTTTCACCAATCCGGATGCATGGGCTGCATCGGGATGGGCCAAGCCCCCGCGAGCAATACCATTAGCTTGAGGACCATGCCAAGGAACTTCCCCGATCGATCGGGCACTAAGGACGATCAGGTCTATTTATGCAGCCCCGAGACCGCAGCGGCCTCCGCATTGACCGGAAAGATCACGGATCCGCGTGACCTAGAGGAACTGTACGATATGAAATATCCGAAATTCGAGGCTCCCGAGCTGCATATCATTAACGAGGATATGTTGGTGGCACCCCCAAAAAATACGACAGCCCTGGAACTGAAGAAAGGACCCAATATCAAATCCCTTCCTGAAATGGAAGGCCTGAAGTCCGAATACGAAATCCCGGTTTTATTAAAGATGGGAGACAATATTTCCACCGACGAAATCATGAAGGCGGGGGCGGACGTTTTGCCTTTTCGCAGTAACGTTCCTAAAATCAGTGAATTTTCTTACGCAGTAATCGACGAAACCTTTTATAAGAGAGCCTTGGATGCCAAGGAAGAGTTCGGGGGCCACATTGTGATTGCCGGGGAGAACTATGCCCAGGGCAGCAGTAGGGAGCATGCCGCCATCGCGCCTAAATATCTGGGCCAAGTTGCCGTCATTGCTAAGGATTATGCCCGGATCGCCTGGCAGAACCTCGTGAACTTCGGTATTTTGCCCTTGGAATTCGAGAACGATGGGGACCTTGAAAAAATCGAACAGGGTGCACTGGTATCTTTTAAAAATCTAAAAAAAGATGTTCGGGAGAGAAACCCGATTCGGGTTCAGGTGAAAAACAAAAATGAAGATTTTGAAATTACCGTAAGCCACAGTCTAAGTGAACGGCAGATCGACCTACTGATGAAAGGCGGGGTGATCAACGACTTTCGAGAGAAGCTTGCGAGCTGA
- a CDS encoding acyl carrier protein — translation MTKNERYQKLKDIIKIYLPEDVTVDDITMESHFIEELNVNSANLVDIVLDVEDAFDIMLENDDMDRMQTVGDALQIVDAKISKN, via the coding sequence ATGACCAAGAATGAACGCTATCAAAAGCTTAAGGATATTATCAAGATTTACCTTCCGGAAGACGTGACGGTGGACGATATTACCATGGAAAGTCATTTTATCGAGGAGTTGAACGTTAACTCCGCCAATCTGGTGGATATAGTTTTGGATGTCGAGGATGCGTTCGATATCATGCTCGAGAACGATGACATGGACCGAATGCAAACGGTGGGGGACGCCCTGCAGATCGTCGATGCCAAAATCAGCAAAAATTAG
- a CDS encoding beta-ketoacyl-[acyl-carrier-protein] synthase family protein, with translation MAERVVITGLGVCAPNGISLEAFGNAMANGESGIRFIPELEELRFGCQIAGRPEVTENHLNHHFTSLQRRDLNATGIIYGVIAGTDAWNNAGLPIASPELPDWDSGIVFGAGTLGVAKFREAVRLIDAQNVRRLGSTAVIQTMASGISAYLNGVLGCGNQVTTNSSACTTGTEAILMAYDRIATGNAKRMLAGSCSDSGPYVWGGFDALRILPRNYNDSPNKASRPMSASAAGFVPGSGAGALVLESLVSAEERGAKIYAEVLGGSINSGGQRGDGSMTAPNSQAVQRCIVQAVRNSGIRNSDIDTINGHLTATAKDALEIENWCEALGRSGEDFPLINSFKGQIGHCLSAAGSIECVAALLQFEKNSIFGNINCEDLHPQIVEKVDESKIPQKTVDYGPKILAKSSFGFGDVNACVIFKEY, from the coding sequence GGAAAGCGGCATCCGTTTTATACCAGAACTTGAAGAACTTCGTTTCGGATGTCAAATTGCGGGACGACCGGAAGTTACCGAAAATCATCTAAACCACCACTTTACATCCTTGCAGCGACGCGACCTAAATGCTACGGGCATCATCTACGGGGTGATAGCCGGTACCGACGCCTGGAACAATGCCGGCCTTCCCATAGCTTCCCCAGAGCTTCCGGATTGGGACAGTGGTATAGTATTCGGCGCAGGTACATTGGGGGTGGCCAAGTTTCGGGAAGCCGTACGATTGATCGATGCCCAAAACGTCCGACGCCTTGGAAGTACGGCGGTAATCCAGACCATGGCCAGCGGAATCAGTGCCTATCTGAACGGGGTGTTGGGATGTGGCAATCAAGTGACCACCAACTCCTCCGCCTGTACGACCGGTACCGAAGCGATCTTAATGGCCTATGACCGTATCGCCACCGGAAATGCCAAACGTATGCTTGCCGGTAGCTGCAGTGATAGCGGTCCCTACGTATGGGGAGGCTTTGACGCCCTCCGCATTCTGCCCCGAAACTATAACGACAGTCCGAATAAGGCCAGTCGGCCCATGAGCGCCTCCGCAGCGGGCTTTGTCCCGGGGAGCGGGGCGGGGGCATTGGTGCTCGAATCCCTGGTAAGTGCAGAGGAACGCGGAGCAAAAATATATGCGGAAGTACTGGGAGGGTCTATAAACAGTGGCGGACAGCGTGGTGACGGCTCGATGACCGCCCCCAACAGCCAAGCCGTACAACGCTGTATCGTCCAGGCAGTGCGGAATTCGGGCATTCGCAACTCCGATATCGATACCATCAACGGCCATTTGACCGCAACCGCAAAAGACGCCCTTGAAATCGAAAATTGGTGTGAGGCGTTGGGGCGGTCCGGAGAAGATTTTCCTCTAATCAATTCCTTTAAAGGCCAAATCGGACATTGCCTGTCAGCCGCTGGAAGCATTGAGTGCGTAGCGGCCCTTCTACAATTCGAAAAAAACTCTATTTTCGGCAACATCAATTGCGAAGACCTTCATCCGCAAATCGTGGAAAAAGTGGATGAGTCCAAAATCCCACAAAAAACTGTGGATTATGGCCCTAAAATTTTGGCGAAGTCCAGTTTCGGCTTCGGAGATGTCAATGCCTGTGTTATCTTTAAGGAGTATTAA